One stretch of Pedobacter riviphilus DNA includes these proteins:
- a CDS encoding CBS domain-containing protein produces MFAAEIISDAIPSLRTDDTVQKALDRMNDFKLKHLPVVNEVTLLGLVSEDDLLNIDNHDTLLSDSAVNILNVFVLGNAHAYDVIRLLSQLKLTAVPVLDQQKNYVGLISINNMVNAVAEQYAVNEPGGIIVLEISNRDNSLAHIAQIVEADNAQVLSSYVNSFEDSTRLEVTLKVNKTEITSLVASFERYDYLVKEVYNNTQIDDGSQERYDSFMNYLNV; encoded by the coding sequence ATGTTTGCAGCAGAAATCATATCAGATGCAATTCCATCACTAAGAACCGATGACACGGTACAGAAAGCTTTAGATCGTATGAACGATTTTAAACTAAAGCACTTGCCAGTTGTTAACGAGGTAACTTTATTGGGTTTGGTTTCTGAAGATGATTTATTAAATATTGATAACCACGATACCCTTTTAAGCGATAGTGCGGTAAACATACTTAATGTTTTCGTATTGGGTAATGCACATGCTTACGATGTAATCAGGTTATTGAGCCAGCTAAAATTAACGGCTGTTCCGGTTTTAGATCAACAGAAAAATTATGTTGGTTTAATTTCTATCAATAATATGGTAAATGCGGTGGCCGAACAGTATGCGGTAAACGAACCTGGCGGAATTATTGTTTTGGAGATTAGTAACCGCGATAATTCTTTGGCACATATTGCGCAGATTGTTGAAGCCGATAATGCGCAGGTACTCTCTTCATATGTGAATTCTTTCGAAGATTCTACACGTTTAGAAGTAACGCTCAAAGTAAACAAAACAGAAATTACTTCATTGGTAGCCTCTTTCGAAAGATATGATTATCTGGTTAAAGAGGTATACAATAACACCCAGATTGATGATGGATCGCAGGAGCGTTACGATTCTTTCATGAACTATTTAAATGTATAA
- a CDS encoding isoprenyl transferase — MGFKEQIDYSRLPKHIAVIMDGNGRWAKGQGKVRVFGHEQGVLSVKDIVEGCVEVGIEYLTLYAFSTENWNRPKEEVDALMQILISTINKETETLNKNNIKLNAIGNIASLPQECIDDLKEAMEKTAHNEKCTLTLALSYSAKWEILEAAKKIASAVKNNIISLDDINEDLFSSKLTTVNIPDPELMIRTSGEHRISNYLLWQMAYTEFYFTDVLWPDFRREDLFEAIVDYQKRERRFGKISEQLN; from the coding sequence ATGGGATTTAAAGAACAAATAGACTATAGCCGCCTGCCAAAGCACATTGCCGTAATCATGGATGGTAATGGAAGATGGGCAAAAGGCCAGGGTAAAGTGCGGGTTTTCGGACATGAACAAGGTGTGCTTTCTGTAAAAGACATTGTAGAAGGTTGTGTTGAAGTAGGTATTGAATACCTTACTTTATATGCTTTTTCTACCGAAAATTGGAACAGACCCAAAGAAGAGGTAGATGCTTTAATGCAGATCCTGATTTCTACCATTAACAAAGAAACCGAAACACTTAATAAAAATAATATTAAGCTGAATGCAATTGGCAATATTGCATCTTTACCCCAAGAGTGTATTGATGATTTAAAAGAAGCTATGGAGAAAACAGCCCATAACGAAAAATGTACATTAACACTGGCATTAAGTTATAGTGCAAAGTGGGAGATTTTGGAGGCTGCAAAAAAAATTGCATCAGCAGTAAAAAACAATATCATTTCTTTGGATGATATTAACGAAGACCTGTTTTCATCTAAACTAACAACCGTAAATATACCCGATCCTGAATTGATGATCAGGACAAGTGGCGAACATCGTATTAGCAATTATCTGCTTTGGCAAATGGCTTATACCGAGTTTTATTTTACTGATGTTTTATGGCCGGATTTCAGACGTGAAGATCTTTTCGAGGCTATTGTAGACTATCAAAAACGCGAACGCCGTTTTGGTAAAATTAGTGAACAATTAAACTAA
- a CDS encoding BamA/OMP85 family outer membrane protein, with protein MKRIFQVLILLVLAAPAFAQIRPQGQAPVTPSLKVGGLDLDYFSPKEYIIGGTTVTGTQYLDKEVLITLSKLAKGDKIVLPGEATSDAIKTLWAQGLFDDVKLNIEKIVQDSVYFEIEVVERPRLSSIDLKGIRKSEKTAIQEKLNDKTGKIVNDNLYNTTSAIVKKYLLDKGFFFTQIEYKTRKDPNAENSVVLEANIDKGHRVKVQHIDFTGNKDFKSAKLRKYLKNPKQFAWWRFWGSGKFAKEKYEENKVKMIAKMHEKGYRDAELLKDTIYQYNKKKVNIRMDLYEGKKYYFGNITWAGNAIYPDSILQKVLTIEKGDVFSEEKLNKKLNGGGENGGDINSMYTDNGYLTFNIDPVQTKIYGDTVDVELRMYEGPQYTNNRITLKGNTITNDKVVLREIRTKPGQKFNKSDLIRTIREIGQLGNFDESKTVPTPRPNPADGTVDIEYAVEEKPSDQIELSGGLVVAVSLVH; from the coding sequence ATGAAAAGAATATTTCAAGTTTTAATCCTACTAGTTTTAGCCGCTCCGGCCTTCGCTCAAATACGTCCACAAGGTCAGGCACCGGTAACCCCTTCTTTAAAGGTTGGTGGCTTAGATCTCGATTATTTTAGTCCAAAAGAATATATCATTGGCGGTACCACAGTAACCGGAACCCAATATTTAGATAAAGAAGTATTAATTACCTTGTCTAAATTAGCTAAAGGTGATAAAATCGTTCTTCCCGGCGAGGCAACTTCTGATGCAATTAAAACGTTGTGGGCACAGGGCTTGTTTGATGATGTTAAACTTAACATCGAAAAAATTGTTCAGGATTCTGTTTATTTTGAAATTGAAGTAGTAGAACGCCCACGTTTAAGTTCTATCGATTTAAAAGGTATTCGCAAATCTGAAAAAACTGCCATTCAAGAAAAGTTAAATGATAAAACAGGTAAAATCGTAAACGATAACTTGTACAATACCACCTCGGCTATTGTTAAAAAATACTTATTGGATAAGGGCTTTTTCTTTACCCAGATCGAGTACAAAACACGTAAAGATCCGAATGCAGAAAACAGTGTGGTATTAGAAGCTAATATAGATAAAGGTCACCGTGTTAAAGTACAGCATATCGATTTTACCGGAAACAAAGATTTCAAATCAGCAAAACTGAGAAAATACCTTAAAAACCCTAAACAGTTTGCATGGTGGCGTTTTTGGGGCTCAGGAAAATTCGCGAAAGAGAAATACGAAGAGAATAAGGTAAAAATGATTGCTAAAATGCACGAGAAAGGTTATCGTGATGCAGAATTACTGAAAGATACCATTTACCAATATAACAAGAAAAAGGTTAACATTAGAATGGACCTTTACGAAGGTAAAAAGTATTATTTTGGTAATATTACCTGGGCAGGTAATGCCATTTATCCGGATAGTATTTTGCAAAAAGTATTAACCATCGAAAAAGGTGATGTTTTTAGCGAAGAGAAATTAAATAAAAAATTAAACGGTGGTGGCGAAAACGGTGGCGACATTAACAGTATGTATACCGATAACGGATATTTAACTTTTAATATCGATCCGGTACAGACCAAAATTTATGGCGATACTGTTGATGTGGAATTGCGCATGTACGAAGGACCACAGTATACCAACAACCGCATTACGTTAAAAGGTAACACAATTACGAACGATAAGGTTGTTTTACGTGAGATCCGCACTAAACCAGGACAGAAATTTAATAAAAGTGATCTAATTCGTACCATTCGCGAAATTGGTCAATTAGGTAATTTCGATGAGTCTAAAACTGTACCTACACCTCGTCCTAACCCGGCAGATGGTACTGTAGATATTGAATA
- a CDS encoding alpha/beta fold hydrolase — protein sequence MTYPIIEEDGFKYIEAGTGETLVLLHGLMGELSNWELVIEQFKDRYRVIIPILPIYDLPILTLGVKALSRYLHRFLKYKNLNQVVLVGNSLGGHVGLVFTVAHQEFVKALVLTGSSGLYENAFGGSFPRRESYDYIKEKVEFTFYDPATATKELVDDVFKTVNDRSRVIRILTMAKSAIRHNMAKELSKITIPVSLIWGKNDKVTPPEVAEEFHELLPNSELNWVDKCGHAPMMEHPEIFNAFLEKFLNRILLK from the coding sequence ATGACTTACCCGATAATAGAAGAAGACGGATTTAAATACATCGAAGCTGGAACAGGCGAGACACTGGTATTGCTACATGGCCTAATGGGCGAACTAAGCAATTGGGAACTGGTTATCGAACAGTTTAAAGATCGCTATCGTGTAATTATTCCAATTTTACCAATTTACGATTTGCCTATTTTAACATTGGGCGTAAAAGCACTGTCGAGGTATCTTCATCGCTTTTTAAAATATAAAAATTTAAACCAGGTAGTGCTTGTTGGTAATTCACTTGGTGGCCACGTAGGTTTGGTATTTACGGTTGCTCACCAGGAATTTGTTAAAGCCCTGGTGCTTACGGGTAGTTCTGGTTTATACGAAAATGCTTTTGGAGGATCTTTTCCACGTAGAGAGAGCTACGATTATATTAAAGAAAAAGTAGAATTTACTTTTTACGATCCGGCCACAGCAACTAAAGAACTGGTTGATGATGTTTTTAAAACAGTTAACGATAGATCGAGGGTTATTCGTATCTTAACCATGGCAAAATCGGCAATACGCCACAATATGGCTAAAGAACTGTCTAAGATTACCATACCGGTTTCCTTAATATGGGGCAAAAACGATAAGGTTACTCCGCCAGAAGTGGCAGAAGAATTTCACGAATTGTTGCCGAATTCGGAATTGAACTGGGTTGATAAATGCGGTCATGCACCTATGATGGAGCATCCGGAAATATTTAATGCATTTTTAGAGAAATTTTTAAATAGAATATTGTTGAAATAA
- a CDS encoding GatB/YqeY domain-containing protein, with amino-acid sequence MISNTIDQEIKKAMLAKNNAQLRGLRAIKAALLLAKTEKGSSEEITEEAELKILQKLIKQRRESADIYKQQNREDLYRVEEEEIEVINQFLPKQLDRAEVATIIEAVIKQSGATSVKDMGKVMGMANKELAGKADGKLIAEIVKEKLA; translated from the coding sequence ATGATATCAAATACAATAGATCAGGAAATAAAAAAAGCCATGTTGGCTAAAAATAATGCACAGTTAAGAGGTTTAAGGGCAATAAAAGCAGCCTTACTTTTAGCTAAAACAGAGAAAGGATCTTCGGAAGAAATTACCGAAGAAGCTGAACTTAAAATTCTTCAGAAACTGATTAAACAACGCCGCGAATCTGCTGATATTTACAAGCAACAAAATCGGGAAGATTTATATCGGGTAGAAGAAGAAGAAATTGAAGTAATTAATCAATTTTTACCAAAACAGTTAGACAGGGCTGAGGTTGCTACAATTATCGAGGCCGTAATCAAACAATCTGGTGCTACATCGGTTAAGGATATGGGTAAAGTAATGGGCATGGCAAATAAGGAACTTGCAGGTAAAGCTGATGGTAAATTAATTGCAGAGATTGTTAAAGAAAAACTGGCTTAA
- a CDS encoding NAD kinase gives MRIAIYGRDFNDTVLPYVQEVFNHLAEHRIQPVLYSKFKTSLHGKIKLPANTVIFHNHTELKELADVLLSLGGDGTLLDTLSLIRNSGIPVIGINFGRLGFLASINKNEIGSALNALINKEYTLDSRSLLTLESDNGLFGEENFALNDITIHRRDNSAMMIIHASMNNEFINSYWADGLIIATPTGSTAYSLSCGGPIIYPDSENFVITPIAPHNLNVRPVVVPDNNKLSFEVEARESKFLVSCDSRTVTVERSVKISIKKADFCVNLIRLNNETYLNTLRNKLLWGIDTRNY, from the coding sequence ATGAGGATTGCAATTTACGGCAGAGATTTTAATGATACGGTTTTGCCCTATGTACAAGAGGTTTTTAATCATTTAGCTGAACATCGTATTCAGCCTGTTTTATATTCTAAGTTTAAAACATCGCTTCATGGTAAAATTAAACTGCCTGCAAATACCGTTATTTTTCACAATCATACCGAATTAAAGGAACTTGCCGATGTATTGCTGAGCTTAGGTGGAGATGGTACCTTACTCGATACCCTATCGTTAATCCGTAATTCGGGCATACCGGTAATCGGAATTAACTTTGGCCGTTTAGGATTCTTGGCCAGTATAAACAAAAACGAAATTGGATCGGCCCTCAATGCGCTGATCAATAAAGAATATACCTTAGATTCCAGGTCCCTTTTAACGTTAGAATCTGATAATGGTTTATTTGGCGAAGAAAATTTTGCATTGAACGATATTACCATTCACCGTCGCGATAATTCAGCAATGATGATTATCCATGCTTCAATGAATAATGAGTTTATTAACTCTTATTGGGCCGATGGATTAATTATTGCCACCCCAACAGGTTCAACAGCATACTCATTAAGTTGCGGCGGACCGATTATTTATCCAGATTCTGAAAACTTCGTAATTACCCCTATTGCGCCACATAATTTGAATGTGAGGCCAGTAGTCGTACCAGATAACAATAAGCTCTCTTTTGAGGTAGAAGCCAGAGAATCAAAATTTTTGGTTTCCTGCGATAGCCGAACTGTTACTGTAGAGCGTTCGGTAAAAATTAGTATAAAAAAGGCAGATTTTTGTGTAAATCTTATCCGCCTTAATAATGAAACCTACTTAAACACGTTAAGAAATAAATTATTATGGGGCATCGATACCCGTAACTACTAA
- the porG gene encoding type IX secretion system protein PorG codes for MTPNKQLLIILFFIFSGQLVHAQRAVIGEPSWEVGIMAGGAGYMGDLNQNNPLLISGLSGGLYVKRNFNQYLGVRLNYTYGQIKADDSYSSNEQFRERNLRFKTMLNEFSGLIDFNFFNFNLGGGNRQFTPYLFTGAGLLIFKPTVKIDGERYRLDRLRTEGQENGYNNAVLTIPYGLGLRYNYKNTWSVFTELGYRTAFTDYLDDVSGRYPVNPVFVGEGQNQVNLSDPSRYQIGQPGTQRGDFRKRDTYLFVSVGISFTFVSSKCYSF; via the coding sequence ATGACGCCAAACAAACAGTTATTAATTATCCTCTTTTTCATCTTTAGCGGGCAGCTTGTTCATGCACAGCGTGCGGTAATAGGCGAACCCTCTTGGGAAGTTGGGATTATGGCTGGTGGTGCAGGTTATATGGGCGATCTTAATCAGAACAATCCTTTGCTAATTAGTGGTCTCTCGGGCGGGCTTTATGTAAAACGGAACTTTAACCAATACCTTGGCGTACGTTTAAATTATACTTACGGGCAAATAAAAGCCGATGATTCTTACTCGAGTAATGAGCAGTTCCGAGAAAGGAACCTGCGTTTTAAAACGATGCTGAACGAATTTAGTGGCTTAATTGATTTCAATTTTTTCAATTTTAATCTTGGTGGAGGAAACAGACAATTTACACCATACCTTTTTACGGGTGCAGGTTTACTTATATTTAAACCAACGGTAAAAATTGATGGTGAAAGATATCGGTTAGACCGACTAAGAACCGAAGGTCAGGAAAATGGTTATAACAATGCTGTTTTAACTATCCCATATGGATTAGGGCTAAGGTATAATTACAAAAACACCTGGAGCGTTTTTACCGAATTGGGTTATAGGACAGCATTTACCGATTATCTAGACGATGTGAGCGGCCGTTATCCGGTTAATCCTGTATTTGTTGGAGAAGGCCAAAATCAGGTTAATTTATCCGATCCTTCACGCTATCAAATCGGACAGCCAGGGACTCAAAGAGGCGATTTTCGAAAAAGGGACACTTATCTATTTGTTAGTGTTGGCATATCTTTTACCTTTGTATCCTCAAAATGCTATTCCTTTTAA